One window of the Mycobacterium sp. SVM_VP21 genome contains the following:
- a CDS encoding EcsC family protein — translation MAQSGRPVMSSYERKQWDALLAAATGAEPPGWFEGLSQGIADRAKDVVSQVRSGVEQVPGATAAIGKVDQLTTKALEALHTVLVERGLNSVKPSNVFAMFADEGLTVRSYGEVKSLDLKHCDRSVPRRKERYVALAIAEGAASSLAVTGSAVTSAVTGGTTMTVAASAVVADVTAVLVGMGRIVALVAAHYGYDVREPDEQAFASGVIAYSTAGNSAEKAAALASLSRLTQQESWHQLQPQQADNVISQVSMALGFRLAKRKLAQAVPILGAVVNGGLNARIAQQTFERAQQAYRLRFLTEKYGLDAGLWAPAVVSDGDVDIPLVDEILDRSARRLQPGDEDRQQP, via the coding sequence GTGGCTCAGTCTGGTCGGCCGGTCATGTCCTCCTACGAGCGCAAGCAATGGGACGCGCTGCTGGCGGCGGCCACCGGCGCCGAACCGCCCGGATGGTTCGAAGGCCTGAGCCAGGGCATCGCCGATCGCGCCAAAGACGTGGTCTCCCAAGTCCGCTCCGGGGTCGAGCAGGTCCCCGGCGCCACCGCGGCAATCGGCAAGGTGGACCAGCTCACCACCAAGGCCTTGGAAGCCCTGCACACCGTGCTGGTCGAGCGCGGGCTCAATTCGGTCAAGCCGTCCAACGTCTTTGCGATGTTCGCCGATGAGGGCCTCACGGTGCGCTCCTACGGCGAGGTCAAGAGCCTCGACCTGAAACACTGCGACCGCTCGGTACCGCGCCGCAAGGAGCGTTACGTCGCCCTGGCCATTGCCGAAGGTGCGGCGTCTTCGCTGGCGGTGACGGGTTCGGCGGTGACCAGCGCGGTCACCGGCGGCACGACCATGACCGTCGCCGCCTCGGCCGTAGTGGCGGACGTGACCGCGGTGCTGGTGGGCATGGGCCGGATCGTGGCATTGGTTGCGGCGCATTACGGTTACGACGTTCGCGAGCCCGACGAGCAGGCGTTCGCCTCGGGCGTGATCGCCTATTCCACCGCCGGCAATTCCGCGGAGAAGGCGGCAGCCTTGGCGTCGCTGTCGCGCTTGACCCAGCAGGAGTCGTGGCACCAACTGCAGCCCCAGCAGGCCGACAACGTGATCAGCCAGGTCTCCATGGCGCTGGGGTTCCGGCTGGCCAAACGCAAGCTGGCGCAGGCGGTTCCGATCTTGGGAGCGGTGGTCAACGGCGGGCTCAACGCCCGTATCGCGCAGCAGACATTCGAACGCGCCCAGCAGGCCTATCGGCTGCGGTTTCTCACCGAGAAGTACGGCCTGGACGCCGGACTGTGGGCGCCGGCGGTGGTCTCCGACGGCGACGTCGATATCCCGCTGGTCGACGAGATACTTGACCGGTCAGCCCGTCGACTCCAGCCCGGCGATGAAGATCGCCAGCAGCCGTAG
- a CDS encoding TetR family transcriptional regulator gives MTASPPLPFARARNEAQRQDRLTQLTAASRELLTHTRATALTLGDVAVAAGLAKSGILRYAGSREALLLRVMHEEHLAWIEALAGELPHTAPATALARSLAARPVLCDLIAASPTLIAKLSPDERRVLADQANDAQRRLGAALRPSLPLSDDQLSSLTAAVHAFTGTAWAWTNPDSPQPIVTDFESTVLRLLAIFIAGLESTG, from the coding sequence GTGACAGCATCCCCACCCCTGCCGTTCGCCCGCGCCCGCAACGAGGCGCAGCGCCAAGACCGGTTGACACAGCTCACCGCCGCCAGCCGCGAGCTGCTGACCCACACCCGGGCCACCGCACTGACGCTCGGCGATGTCGCCGTGGCGGCCGGACTGGCGAAGTCGGGCATCCTGCGCTACGCCGGGTCGCGGGAGGCGCTGCTGCTGCGGGTGATGCATGAGGAGCACCTAGCCTGGATCGAGGCGCTGGCCGGCGAACTGCCGCATACCGCCCCGGCGACGGCACTGGCTCGCAGCCTTGCCGCTCGCCCTGTGCTGTGCGACCTCATCGCAGCCTCGCCCACGCTGATCGCCAAGCTCAGCCCCGACGAGAGGCGCGTCCTGGCGGACCAGGCCAACGACGCACAGCGACGCCTCGGTGCGGCGCTGCGTCCCTCGCTGCCGCTCTCCGATGACCAGCTCAGCTCCCTGACCGCGGCGGTGCACGCCTTCACCGGCACTGCGTGGGCCTGGACGAACCCGGATTCGCCCCAGCCGATAGTCACCGACTTCGAGTCGACCGTCCTACGGCTGCTGGCGATCTTCATCGCCGGGCTGGAGTCGACGGGCTGA
- a CDS encoding SRPBCC family protein yields the protein MVHRYECVISSRTTAAPQALFDLVSDGARWSQWAAPLIPYSTWEALSPAGDSGVGAIRAVGRRKRPTREMVTIHEPPGRHGYTMLVDGPIRDYQAQVTFVEGSGGTEVTWRGRYETRWRAVGMAYWLVLRVVLGALTRKLVAAAERKAV from the coding sequence ATGGTGCACCGCTACGAATGCGTCATCTCGAGCCGGACGACGGCTGCGCCGCAGGCCCTGTTCGATCTCGTCTCCGACGGCGCCCGCTGGTCGCAGTGGGCCGCGCCGTTGATCCCGTACTCGACCTGGGAGGCGCTGAGCCCGGCCGGCGATAGCGGCGTGGGCGCAATCCGCGCCGTCGGAAGGCGCAAACGGCCGACCCGCGAGATGGTGACCATCCACGAGCCGCCCGGCCGGCACGGCTACACCATGCTCGTCGATGGTCCGATCCGCGATTATCAGGCGCAGGTGACGTTCGTCGAGGGCAGCGGCGGCACCGAGGTGACATGGCGCGGCCGGTACGAGACGCGTTGGCGCGCCGTGGGTATGGCCTACTGGCTGGTGCTGCGAGTGGTGCTCGGGGCGCTGACGCGCAAGCTCGTCGCCGCCGCCGAACGCAAGGCCGTCTAG